Sequence from the Chloroflexota bacterium genome:
ACTGTTTCCACACGCCTGCGGTCAGGCTATGTCTCAGCCATACCGCAGCCTCCTCACCCGCCCGTCTGCTCCTCGCAGGCAGGCCGGCTCACGTCTTCGCGGCTTTCCCCGGATGTAGCTCACCCCGGGCAATCTGCGTTCTTCTCACCGCGCCGTCCTCTGGTCGATCTACAGGTAGGTGCTCCCCACTCACCAGCTTCCCGGCTGTCCCTTCCCAACGATGTGACCCCTGGTCGAGCTGCGTCTTCTTTCATCCCGCCGTCCGGCTCGTCGTTGGATGTCGGGCGTCTTCGGCAAGGCATAGGACTCACGAAAGTCAACGACAACGATATGAACTTCAGCAAGGAGGCAACGAATGGCAACGACGGAACGGACACACACGGAAGTAGGAAAGGACATGACGGAACGGTACACCGGACCTAGCGCGGCGCGAATAGCGGACCTGATACCTCACAGGGTCAGCTTCGAGCGGGACTGGTTCTGGACGACGACGGACATCTGCCACGGCGGTCGCTCGGACGGGCTGGCATTTCGGCAGAGGCCGGACGGCGAGGGCATAGACGTGCGCTGCCACACGCGGAACTGCCCTCGCGGGCTGATGATAACCCACCTGGAGGATCTGATTGGTCTGCCCATCCGGACGGCCTACGAGCGGGTCAGCCACGCGCCGAGAAGGTCGTGGCGGAAGTGGTGGACGCGAAAGCGCATCGCGTTTGTCGGGGTTGTCACCCTGATCGTCGCGGCGCCGCTGCTGTTCGGCCACGGAATCGAGGCCGCCTTCCTCAACCTGGCCGGTCTCGGCATCGGCGCGCTGCTTGCCTGGCGGTTCACCCGCCGCCTCAGACGTTGAATCCGCCCGTAGGCCGGCTCTACAACCCAACCAAATCACAAGGGTCGTCTCCATCCGGGGGCGGCTCTTCTTCTTTGGACGCAATCGGGCGCGGACCGAAGGCGACTCGGCAATCACGACACAGGAGGTAGGGACGATGACGACGGCGACACTGGCAAACGGAAATCGGATGACGGACACGCATCGTAGCGAAACAGATCCCCACCCTTCTTATCGGGACGACCGCGCGTTCCGGCTCACGGTGGTCAGCATAACCAGGCAACACGCTCAGGAAGGAGGTTACCAGTGGCGACGACGGAACGGACACGAACTTCCACGGTCTTCCAGGACCAAGGATGAAGTGGTCTGCCGCACCCCTATCCACCCAGGTGAAGCGATTGTCACACACCGGAACCAGGAAAGGAGGAGGGAAGAATAGGGAAAGGGGACCAGACGACTAATCAAGCTCCCCTAACCCACTGAGGCTCCGTAGCAAGTGCTCGCTACGGGTCCTATTCACGAGCCATATCAGAGAGCACACCTGACCTGAAGCCCCTGGCGACATCGCTGGGGGCTTTTTCATTGCCGGGGCACAGCCGGCGGAAAGGAAAACACGATGGTTGCACAACAGGACATCATACATGCATGGCAAATCGGCGCACCCCTCTGCCAGGGCTGCGGACACGAACTGGGCAGGGAGGAGATTGGCACGGTATGCGACCTGTGCATCGCCGAGGAGATCGCGGGGAGATACGCCAGCCGCAAGGACAAGTCCGTTGTCGACATGGAAGGGCTGGACGTCATGAACACGAGCGACCCGGCCGTGTACTGGTACTGGCTGGATATGGAGGACACCATGGTTGCGAGACCGGGAGAGCCCACGAACCTGGAGAGGAACGTCACGACCGGTAATGCGATCGGGTGGGCCGAGCGCTATGAGGAAGACCGCAGGAAGCTGAATGAACTCTACGAGTGGTTCGGCATCGCGCAGGACACGCCGATTGCCCAGGTCACGGGTGAGGCCAGCCGCATCAGCCTCTCAAGCCGCTGAGCGTGACAGACAGGGGGAGGAACGGTTATCCGGTGCCTCCCCCTATCTGTAGATGTATTCAGACCTTTTGCGTTTGAGGGACTTTCACTCTTCACTACTGCCGGGCTAGGCGTCGAGACGCTCTATGAGGAACAGCTCGTCGAAGTCAGTTATTTCCAGCGCCTGCTGAATACGCCTGCGCACGCGCGGCGAGGGGCTGCGGGTTCCTCCCACCAGCTGCGACATGTACCCCGACGAAAGACCGCACAGGCGCGCAAGCTCGTTCTGGGAGATGCCGCGCTCGTCCAGCAGCCGCCACACCGCGACGGCCCTGAGAACGACGCGCGACGAGGGTTGCCTGCGCTTCACTTCCCGTGCTCCTGGGCTCCTTTCCTGACGTCCCGGCATCCGCCCCACCTGGAGGACTCCGCCGACGCCTCGTCAACCTCATCCTTCAAGTGCATGTATGCGGCCCTCTTTGCGTTATCGGCAATGGCGCTCTCTCGCAGGGCGATGTATATGGGCCTTTTTTGTTGTCCGCCGCGTCCTGACCGACCGGCACCCGCTGCTGCCCTGCTGCAGGCGCTGCACTCAGGAACGGAACCGGAGCCGGTAGGATGGCGCCCCACCGGCTCCTTTACTCCTTAAGCGCGTGATTATCTGGCGACTCCGTTACTCGCAGGTCTGCACTCCGCCCGGCTTGTCGGGCACCGTGTCCAGCCAATCGCTGAACGCCGGGGTATCCGGGGCGCACAGGCCGGAGTTG
This genomic interval carries:
- a CDS encoding helix-turn-helix domain-containing protein; its protein translation is MPGRQERSPGAREVKRRQPSSRVVLRAVAVWRLLDERGISQNELARLCGLSSGYMSQLVGGTRSPSPRVRRRIQQALEITDFDELFLIERLDA